The Oscillatoria acuminata PCC 6304 genomic interval GGGTGAATAGCAATCATAATTATCGTTTGGGCTTTCGCCGATAGTGAGGTTTCACACGAGTTCGTCCTTTGCGGGTGTGACCGCGAACGTAAGTACGGCCAGCTGAGTCGTTATCGCGCTTTTTGATAACTAATTCATAAAACACCCATATTGCAATGACAATGATTAGGAATTCCATGTTCATTCACTCCAATTTATAAATCACTACATGAGAAGCAATAGCTGTTTATCTCAATGACGTTAACGCTTACTGGGTGCAGCATCACCTAAATAAATTTGTTGAGAACCTTTAGAAGTAATAATCCATTTCAGATCTTTTAGCCAATGCTTTAGATTAGCTGTTGTTACGCCTATATCTTTCGCCATTCCCTGGAGGTGACGACTATTAGTTAAATCACGTCCCTGTTGTTTAGCTTCCATGATGTGTCGCGGCATCAGCAAGCAAGTCGCAAAATATTGAGCTTGCCATTCAATCTTTTCTAATTGTCCGCTTACACTACGGCACAACAAAGGTTCTACTATATCTAGTTGAATCTCTCCATGTAGTCTGTCTATAAACTGATTAACTGCCCGGTGATTGACGTGAAGTTCCCAATGTCCAATTTCATGTGCTAGTGTTGATTGTCCAAATCCACCATCCAATCCTGGTACATCTTTATTTATAATAATTTCCCGTTGTGTTGGTAAAATCATGGCTGCTATTGACCCTCGCTCATCAGGAGGTATGCTTTGCCAAACAACACCGATATCCAAAAAATCAGCAATTCGACTAGCATCAAGAGGCCATTGAAGAGGTCGCTGCCGCTTTTCTTCTATACGCTTGATCAGGTCATTGGCGCATTGCTCAATTTCTTTTTTATCAATGAAACGATAGGGATTGAATACCTTCACCTGTGATTTTCCTCACTTTCTATTTGTCTATTTTCCCTCAGCAGTTTTTGTGCAAAGTCAGGTTCATCCCGCATTCGACGGAGCAAAGCAGGCATTTCCTGATACTTTTTAATCAGTTCTTCAAAGACACGGGCATCCTCTGGAGTAATCCTACCCGCGAGGCGTCTGAGGTCGTCTTCACGTTGGGTCAAATCGAGGTGAAGCGCTAATGCCCCAATGACCTCCTCACTG includes:
- a CDS encoding ImmA/IrrE family metallo-endopeptidase, with the translated sequence MKVFNPYRFIDKKEIEQCANDLIKRIEEKRQRPLQWPLDASRIADFLDIGVVWQSIPPDERGSIAAMILPTQREIIINKDVPGLDGGFGQSTLAHEIGHWELHVNHRAVNQFIDRLHGEIQLDIVEPLLCRSVSGQLEKIEWQAQYFATCLLMPRHIMEAKQQGRDLTNSRHLQGMAKDIGVTTANLKHWLKDLKWIITSKGSQQIYLGDAAPSKR
- a CDS encoding helix-turn-helix domain-containing protein; the encoded protein is MLTNLVNKTNIAPIEDKVNIEYDVFINRDKTVSQTFGKLIRQARKDKDYTQRELAKLIGVDYTYLSKLENDHAGYPPSEEVIGALALHLDLTQREDDLRRLAGRITPEDARVFEELIKKYQEMPALLRRMRDEPDFAQKLLRENRQIESEENHR